DNA sequence from the Prolixibacter sp. SD074 genome:
GTAATCCACAAGCCAATATGCTCTTCTTCGGCAAAATTCTTCACCGGTTTGTTGGGCGACTTATTCCCTTTAAAAGTGTATACATTCCCGAATTCATACAGTTTCAAATCCGGATTCCGGTAGTTGGTATTCCGGGCAACGGCTTCCATCCCGCCAAAAATCAATGTTTGGCGCATGCCGTTCAGATCCGAACTTAGCGGATTGTAAAGCTGAACCGTATGGTCGGCTTTGAAACTGTCAAGTTCTTCATAATAACCGACTTTGGTCAGCGAATTCGACATGATCTCATTGAATCCGTTTGCCGTCAGCATTTCCGAAAGCAAATTCTGAAGTTTTACCTTATCGGGAAACTCAGCATGCTGAATCGTTGATTTCACGGCTCCGTCCGGTTCCACATTGTTGTAGCCGTACACCGCAAAACTTCTTCGATAATATCGGCTTCCCGGCGCACGTCCACGCGGTACGGCGGAACAAGCAAATCGAGATTATCCGGCGTGTTTGCTAGAATTTTTATCTCCAGCGCAGTGAGGATGCTTTTTACGGTTTCAGCCGGAATCTCTTTCCCGATAAGGCGGTTGATATGACGGTACGATACCGTTACCGGGAAATATTCCATAACAGATTGGTCGGCTACCACATCCACTATGTCAGAAGAGATGGTTCCGCCGGCCAGTTCTTTAATTAACAACGCTGCCCGTTTCAGTGCATAAATAACATTGTTCGGGTCGACACCCCGCTCGAAACGGAACGAAGCATCGGTATTCAGTCCGTGACGACGGGCCGTTTTCCGAATATAAACCGGATTGAAGTAAGCACTTTCCAGGAAGATGGCCGTGGTTGAATCTTTAACACCTGATTTTGATACCACCGAAAACACCACCAATACACATGCCTTCCGATTCGTTGCAAATCATCAGGTCGTTGGCATCGAGTTCGCGTTCCTCTTCGTCGAGCGTAACAAATTTGGTCCCGGCAGTAA
Encoded proteins:
- a CDS encoding phenylalanine--tRNA ligase beta subunit-related protein produces the protein MVSKSGVKDSTTAIFLESAYFNPVYIRKTARRHGLNTDASFRFERGVDPNNVIYALKRAALLIKELAGGTISSDIVDVVADQSVMEYFPVTVSYRHINRLIGKEIPAETVKSILTALEIKILANTPDNLDLLVPPYRVDVRREADIIEEVLRCTATTMWNRTEP